One Faecalispora anaeroviscerum genomic window carries:
- the potA gene encoding spermidine/putrescine ABC transporter ATP-binding protein codes for MENNTIISLQNIDVSFGKENVLKSFNLNIRDGEFVTLLGPSGCGKTTTLRIIGGFVTPDTGDVFFNGKKINDLPPHKREVNTIFQKYALFPHLNVFENVAFGMRVHKKPETQIRETVGRMLEMVNLNGFAHRSVNSLSGGQQQRVAIARALANEPKVLLLDEPLGALDLKLRKDMQAELKKIQQQLGITFVFVTHDQEEALSMSDTVVVMDKGRIQQIGTPQDIYNEPQNAFIADFIGESNIIDGVMHRDFLVEFAGRKFDCLDKGFRLMEPVDVVIRPEDIEVVSPVEGHISGVVTSVNFKGVHYEIIVDVQDFKWMIQSTEYQEVGNEIGLILQPDDIHIMKKSEYSGTFGDYSTFSDEMEEDSQPPEEEEEAEN; via the coding sequence ATGGAGAATAACACAATTATTTCATTGCAAAACATTGATGTGTCGTTTGGCAAAGAGAATGTGCTGAAAAGCTTCAATCTCAATATCCGCGACGGTGAGTTCGTTACGCTGCTGGGGCCTTCGGGCTGTGGCAAAACCACGACTCTGCGTATTATCGGCGGATTTGTCACGCCCGACACAGGCGATGTTTTTTTTAATGGGAAAAAGATCAATGACCTTCCGCCACATAAACGGGAGGTTAATACCATTTTTCAGAAATACGCCTTGTTCCCGCACCTGAACGTGTTTGAAAACGTTGCGTTTGGTATGCGGGTACACAAAAAGCCGGAGACGCAGATCCGCGAAACAGTTGGCCGTATGCTCGAGATGGTGAATCTGAATGGCTTTGCTCACCGCAGCGTCAATTCGCTTTCAGGCGGGCAGCAGCAGCGCGTTGCCATTGCGCGGGCGCTGGCGAACGAGCCCAAGGTGCTTTTGCTGGATGAGCCGCTCGGCGCGCTCGATTTGAAGCTGCGCAAAGACATGCAGGCCGAGCTGAAAAAGATTCAGCAGCAGCTGGGCATTACCTTTGTATTTGTCACGCACGATCAGGAAGAGGCCCTTTCCATGTCCGACACCGTTGTCGTTATGGATAAAGGCCGCATCCAGCAGATCGGCACGCCTCAAGATATTTACAACGAGCCGCAGAATGCCTTTATCGCCGATTTTATCGGCGAGAGTAATATCATCGACGGCGTCATGCACCGCGATTTCCTCGTGGAGTTTGCCGGGCGCAAATTCGACTGCCTCGACAAGGGCTTTCGTCTCATGGAGCCGGTGGATGTCGTCATCCGCCCAGAGGATATTGAGGTTGTTTCTCCCGTGGAGGGCCATATCTCCGGTGTGGTGACGTCAGTTAATTTCAAGGGCGTCCATTACGAGATTATTGTAGATGTGCAGGATTTCAAGTGGATGATCCAGTCCACGGAATACCAGGAGGTCGGCAACGAGATTGGCCTGATTTTGCAGCCCGACGACATTCATATCATGAAAAAATCGGAATATTCCGGCACGTTCGGCGATTACAGCACCTTCAGCGATGAGATGGAGGAGGATTCTCAGCCCCCGGAAGAGGAAGAGGAGGCGGAGAACTGA
- a CDS encoding NlpC/P60 family protein yields the protein MQKLLAAVAAFAFCLLTVTGLCVPAQAAEVKTSVGLSEHVLKAYTEKWKYNYGSYGQIRNGARYTDCSGLIKSYLWWTGEKTNPNPSLSAVSGTGSGMLKAAKSKGTINYSDSSSLPRTHGLILYQPGHVGVYVGNNTAIDNRDVGYDVKKEAVFGRARNKWTTWFKLTQLSYPSTGFVTYDGNEYYYENGEYAIKTTRTIGDKIYTIGDDGIIDGSALTPEAQACQAAALAEEQAAVQQTAVSDPVPSDVMQAAEELLAPAS from the coding sequence ATGCAGAAATTATTGGCGGCAGTCGCTGCGTTTGCTTTTTGTCTGTTAACCGTTACCGGTCTGTGCGTGCCCGCACAGGCGGCAGAAGTGAAGACCAGCGTCGGCTTGTCCGAGCATGTCTTGAAAGCCTATACCGAAAAATGGAAATATAATTACGGCTCCTACGGTCAGATAAGAAACGGAGCACGCTATACGGACTGCTCCGGCCTGATCAAATCCTATTTGTGGTGGACGGGAGAAAAGACGAATCCCAATCCCAGTCTGTCAGCTGTTTCCGGTACCGGCAGCGGGATGCTGAAGGCGGCCAAGTCTAAAGGAACCATCAATTACAGTGACTCGTCCTCTTTGCCCAGAACGCATGGCCTGATTCTGTACCAGCCGGGCCACGTTGGCGTTTACGTTGGCAATAACACTGCCATCGATAACCGCGATGTCGGGTACGACGTAAAAAAAGAAGCCGTTTTCGGGCGTGCCAGAAATAAATGGACGACATGGTTCAAGCTGACCCAGCTGAGCTACCCCTCTACGGGATTTGTTACATATGATGGAAACGAATATTACTATGAGAACGGCGAATATGCTATTAAGACGACCCGCACCATCGGGGATAAGATTTACACCATCGGGGACGATGGTATTATTGACGGGAGTGCTTTAACACCTGAGGCGCAGGCATGTCAGGCTGCGGCGCTGGCGGAGGAACAAGCCGCTGTGCAGCAAACAGCGGTAAGTGACCCGGTGCCTTCTGATGTGATGCAGGCTGCCGAGGAGCTTCTGGCCCCGGCTTCCTGA
- a CDS encoding VOC family protein, which yields MNTKGLLPIALDAVVLECKDMAALSDFYIRLLGWKKNYGEEGEWTDIISPSGGVKIAFQQNEDYITPVWPDEPGAQQQMTHLDFTVHNQEQLELAVQHAVSCGAVKASVQYDAEKWITMIDPAGHPFCFVIWL from the coding sequence ATGAATACGAAAGGGTTACTGCCGATTGCGCTTGACGCTGTTGTGTTGGAGTGCAAAGATATGGCCGCTTTATCAGATTTTTACATCCGACTTTTGGGCTGGAAGAAAAATTATGGTGAAGAGGGTGAGTGGACGGATATTATTTCTCCGTCCGGCGGTGTGAAAATTGCCTTTCAGCAAAACGAAGACTACATTACGCCTGTGTGGCCGGACGAACCGGGCGCTCAGCAGCAAATGACCCATTTGGATTTTACGGTACACAACCAGGAACAGCTGGAGCTTGCCGTACAGCATGCTGTTTCCTGCGGGGCGGTAAAGGCCAGCGTGCAGTATGACGCTGAAAAATGGATTACCATGATTGATCCCGCGGGGCATCCCTTTTGCTTTGTGATTTGGCTGTAG
- a CDS encoding EAL domain-containing protein — protein sequence MIKETYSVLLLMTCGASVACGLYAVGGSLTRLNRLFLAICAALAVWAFGLALTGAARTEEICAIGRRVAPLGWGMIGSLTMHAVLLLTGREALLKKRWLFLLIYLPAALAICAFTVFPLFGLNPDTLVRTQYGWVNTSKTDGWDWCYYIYIVLYVTLAAVLLLRWGKRSSSSNEKKQAKIITFSFLIASVLGYATDVLPAFLPVRFPQVSAVFALVMIFAVGYCINRYHFLQPAAISQNEMILSKSTRTNVYLYLGLVLFVGAALLFAGRSFYDEHENAIPVEAVSGLLVIFAIFLASVEHLQLKDIAKEMLVSLSFALMIPFYTLWFSDRGIDVSWSFAFVLMIICLLFNRLIILSTVIVSAFLTQLFAWGYTPPEVLIVSEKNYLGRIGVILFAAAFALYVNKIYTSRLRENSNHLTMQSIASDISHSFVSSRELNIDTKLYAALERCGSFIECDRAYLVLLNTKTATVRYAVEWVSQATDRPPNTLDDATQSICPEIFRQLKDKEALVLKDTRFLPRAAAKLRALLLAHSIRALVAVPIRSKGGIMGFLGFHASRPLSMWNLDSIAFIEIVGLILSDAVIKADDEKKLNYLAFHDQLTGLLNRTQFKKKLAEQICSAEKAHKMIGVVFLDLDAFKSVNDTLGHDQGDRLLMEVSKALKKSIRTGDEVARFGGDEFILMLNQISSGEELIRVMDRLMEVVQRPIQLAEQEFFVTVSAGVALYPQDGDAPELLLKNADTAMYRAKSEGKGRYVICSQEMKDEIQEKTQMVNRLYHALEKNQLVLYYQPQIDVATRQIVGMEALVRWNLPERGIVGPAEFIPLAEQTGLIYAIGEWVMREACLQNKRWLEMGCENLRMAVNVSVQQLRNPKFHQLVEEILQTTNLPPHCLELEITESVANGNTDNIVSMLHQLKALGVSISIDDFGTEYSSLSRLKLLPIDRIKMDTQFVHGIEKDSKDRAISKIIINLAKNLRMKVIAEGVETEPQLAFLSQKMCDEVQGFYYYRPMPANKAETLLRENLCTQKENTLSSEMTGADQEFQPQLP from the coding sequence TTGATCAAAGAAACGTACAGCGTACTGCTTTTAATGACCTGCGGTGCGTCTGTGGCCTGCGGGCTTTACGCCGTTGGCGGCAGCTTGACGCGCCTGAATCGGCTGTTTTTGGCAATCTGCGCGGCGCTGGCCGTGTGGGCGTTTGGCCTTGCACTGACCGGCGCGGCCCGAACGGAGGAAATCTGCGCGATCGGCCGTCGCGTTGCGCCGCTGGGCTGGGGAATGATCGGCAGCCTGACGATGCACGCTGTTCTGCTGCTGACGGGACGAGAGGCGCTGCTGAAGAAACGGTGGCTGTTTTTACTGATCTATCTGCCCGCCGCTTTAGCGATTTGTGCCTTTACCGTTTTTCCCCTTTTCGGACTAAATCCCGATACGCTGGTTCGCACACAATACGGCTGGGTGAATACTTCAAAAACGGACGGATGGGATTGGTGTTACTATATTTATATCGTCCTTTATGTCACCTTGGCCGCAGTGCTGTTGCTGCGGTGGGGGAAACGTTCCTCCTCGAGCAATGAGAAGAAGCAGGCGAAAATCATCACCTTCTCTTTTTTAATAGCCTCAGTGCTGGGGTATGCAACAGACGTTCTGCCCGCATTTCTTCCCGTTCGTTTTCCGCAGGTGTCTGCTGTCTTTGCGCTCGTAATGATTTTTGCGGTCGGCTACTGCATCAACCGGTATCATTTTCTGCAGCCGGCCGCCATCAGCCAGAATGAGATGATCCTTTCTAAATCAACCCGTACGAATGTTTACCTGTATTTGGGGCTGGTGTTATTTGTTGGTGCGGCTCTTCTGTTTGCCGGCCGGTCTTTTTATGACGAGCATGAGAATGCAATTCCCGTGGAAGCGGTGAGCGGACTGCTGGTGATTTTCGCGATCTTTTTAGCTTCCGTTGAACATTTGCAGCTTAAGGACATTGCTAAGGAGATGCTGGTGTCCTTGTCTTTTGCGTTGATGATTCCATTTTATACGCTTTGGTTTTCCGACAGGGGAATCGATGTTTCCTGGTCATTTGCATTTGTGCTGATGATTATTTGCCTGCTGTTTAACCGGCTGATTATCCTATCGACCGTGATCGTCTCCGCGTTTTTAACACAACTATTTGCGTGGGGGTACACACCGCCCGAGGTGCTTATCGTGTCGGAGAAAAATTATCTGGGCCGAATCGGAGTGATTCTCTTTGCCGCAGCCTTTGCGCTGTATGTGAATAAAATCTATACAAGCAGGCTCAGGGAAAACAGTAATCATCTTACCATGCAGTCCATCGCGTCAGATATTTCTCACAGCTTCGTGTCCTCCCGCGAGCTGAACATTGATACAAAGCTGTATGCGGCGCTGGAGCGGTGTGGAAGCTTCATCGAATGCGACCGGGCCTATCTGGTGCTGCTGAATACGAAAACGGCCACCGTGCGTTATGCGGTGGAGTGGGTATCCCAAGCAACTGATCGGCCCCCAAATACTTTAGACGACGCAACGCAAAGCATCTGTCCGGAAATCTTCCGGCAGTTGAAAGACAAAGAGGCTCTTGTACTGAAGGATACCCGCTTCCTGCCCCGTGCGGCCGCAAAGCTGCGGGCCCTGCTGCTTGCGCACAGCATTCGTGCGCTTGTCGCCGTACCGATCCGGAGCAAGGGTGGGATTATGGGGTTCCTCGGGTTTCACGCAAGCCGCCCTCTTTCTATGTGGAATCTGGATTCGATCGCGTTTATCGAGATTGTTGGGCTGATCCTTTCCGACGCTGTGATTAAGGCGGATGACGAGAAGAAGCTGAATTATCTTGCATTTCACGATCAGCTGACCGGTCTGCTCAACCGCACCCAATTCAAGAAAAAGCTCGCGGAACAGATTTGCAGCGCGGAAAAGGCCCATAAAATGATCGGCGTTGTGTTTCTGGATCTCGACGCGTTCAAGTCGGTAAACGATACCTTGGGGCATGATCAGGGAGACCGACTTTTGATGGAGGTTTCTAAGGCGCTGAAAAAGTCGATTCGGACTGGGGACGAAGTGGCCCGCTTTGGCGGGGATGAATTTATCCTGATGCTCAACCAGATTTCCTCCGGGGAGGAGCTGATTAGGGTGATGGACCGGCTGATGGAGGTGGTGCAGAGGCCGATTCAGTTGGCGGAGCAGGAATTTTTTGTTACGGTGAGTGCCGGTGTGGCTCTTTACCCGCAGGATGGGGATGCTCCGGAACTCCTCCTCAAAAATGCGGATACAGCCATGTACCGCGCGAAAAGTGAGGGAAAAGGCCGTTATGTGATTTGCTCCCAGGAGATGAAGGATGAAATACAGGAAAAAACGCAGATGGTTAACCGGCTCTACCATGCGCTGGAAAAGAATCAGCTTGTGCTGTACTACCAGCCACAGATCGACGTGGCCACGCGCCAGATTGTTGGGATGGAGGCCCTGGTCCGCTGGAATCTGCCGGAGCGAGGGATCGTCGGCCCAGCGGAATTTATCCCGCTGGCGGAGCAGACCGGGCTGATTTACGCAATTGGTGAATGGGTGATGCGTGAGGCCTGCCTGCAGAATAAGCGCTGGCTGGAGATGGGCTGTGAAAATCTGCGTATGGCGGTCAACGTTTCCGTGCAGCAGCTCCGGAATCCGAAGTTTCACCAGCTGGTAGAGGAAATATTGCAAACAACAAATCTGCCGCCGCACTGCCTGGAACTGGAGATTACTGAGAGTGTGGCTAATGGCAATACAGACAACATTGTTTCCATGCTCCATCAGTTAAAGGCGCTGGGAGTGTCCATTTCCATAGATGATTTTGGAACAGAGTATTCCTCCCTCAGCCGGCTAAAGCTTCTGCCCATAGACCGAATTAAAATGGACACGCAATTTGTTCACGGGATTGAGAAGGACAGTAAAGACCGGGCAATCTCAAAAATCATTATCAATCTTGCCAAGAATTTAAGGATGAAAGTAATTGCCGAGGGCGTAGAAACAGAGCCGCAGCTTGCATTTCTCAGCCAGAAAATGTGCGACGAGGTGCAGGGCTTTTACTATTACCGGCCGATGCCCGCAAATAAGGCGGAGACTTTGCTGCGAGAAAATTTGTGTACTCAAAAGGAGAACACACTTTCCTCTGAAATGACAGGAGCGGATCAGGAGTTTCAGCCTCAGTTACCGTAA
- a CDS encoding EAL domain-containing protein, whose product MRLSLLLPVLLTASGGASVACVLYTVQGNYRPSINKIFTAMGVSFFLWTLGLAIQAAGSLPMIRFAGSVLAPVGYVTMFGFLLHYILYLTGHSSFAKKPWVSLLIYAPGAVLIYGLTVQPLLGSVKGGILPTALGCANMISNAWYHAFYCYYIVCLLFIVLILKNWSSKTEPAKVQKQAGLLLNSLWVCIALSTAVELVLPLREIEKPSIAPLFFMLPILAISHCVRRSGFMQPDAANPNETILDRANRTMVYRILGFFFLIGSMMNLFNQHFFYRETAQPSTFLLSGLLVLIGGVTLLLSRLALDELFKELVFAVLFSLLIPFVTLRFIVYGSITIWSFFFPLLMVSLLFNKRILLITVLLSAGQTQLLVYCVTPFAVVTLDSADYMIRLGLIALTGMMSFYISKVYRSRLKENAGYAYRQTLIAEIAYSMVSVDEHSFDEKMESVLLRCGSFLQCEWAYLALWNMETGVIHYCREWRADEVTSIHSICKSGSPFLCKELSERIPESRVLAVPDVEQLVLKDKIIKEQLEQMGIRGFVLTPLVRHGEEFGLMSFATSSADKNWAEEPPLFLSIVADTVTDAAAKVDDRKKIKWAAYHDPLTGLPNRLSFKHQLNLEIERAKRSNAKIGVAFIDLDAFKSINDTTGHDMGDLILQRVSKAIAGSIGPGDVVARIGGDEFVLMLSQASDEDKLIQTVRGILEAIQRPIILHGQNFYMTGSIGVSRYPCDGTDAETLMKHADIAMYEAKGMGKNQFALCLQAYKEKAMENARLSNLLYRAMEKKQLSVHYQPQIDLKTGEIMGIEALLRWELPDRGFVSPAVFIPLAEQTGLIQPIGAWVLETACAQCKSWQNMGLPPVRISVNISVQQLENRGFVQQVADVLHKTELPPEYLELEVTESVANGRVGDMVVLMNRLKRLGVSISIGDFGTEYSLLERLKLLPIDRIKMDIQFVWGIEHSDKDRAIAQVIIHLAKSLEMKVIAEGVETEEQLRFLSQKMCDEVQGYYYFRPMPPGELEEIFRRCPDFGRNGMRQES is encoded by the coding sequence GTGAGACTCTCTTTGCTGTTACCGGTGCTGCTGACGGCGAGCGGCGGCGCTTCGGTTGCGTGCGTGTTGTATACGGTTCAGGGAAACTACAGGCCTTCCATCAACAAAATATTTACAGCCATGGGAGTTTCCTTTTTCCTCTGGACGCTTGGTCTGGCCATTCAGGCCGCCGGCTCCTTACCAATGATCCGATTTGCTGGGAGCGTCCTTGCACCCGTCGGCTATGTAACCATGTTTGGGTTCCTGCTGCATTATATCCTGTATTTGACCGGGCATTCCTCATTTGCGAAAAAGCCATGGGTTTCCCTGCTGATCTACGCGCCGGGCGCGGTGCTCATCTATGGCCTGACGGTGCAGCCGCTGCTTGGGTCTGTGAAGGGCGGTATACTCCCAACGGCGCTTGGCTGTGCAAACATGATCTCAAACGCCTGGTATCACGCATTTTACTGCTATTACATTGTCTGCCTTCTTTTCATTGTGCTGATTCTGAAAAACTGGAGCTCAAAGACGGAACCCGCAAAAGTGCAAAAGCAGGCCGGTCTGTTGCTGAATTCACTGTGGGTTTGCATTGCGCTCAGCACGGCCGTAGAGCTGGTTCTGCCTTTGCGGGAGATTGAGAAGCCGAGTATTGCGCCACTCTTTTTTATGCTGCCTATTCTGGCGATCAGCCATTGCGTCAGACGATCTGGCTTTATGCAGCCGGATGCAGCAAATCCCAACGAAACCATATTAGACCGGGCAAACCGCACCATGGTGTATCGGATTTTAGGCTTTTTCTTCCTGATCGGGAGCATGATGAATCTGTTCAACCAGCACTTCTTTTATCGGGAAACCGCGCAGCCATCCACCTTTTTGTTGAGTGGACTGCTGGTGCTGATCGGCGGTGTCACTTTACTTCTCAGCAGGCTTGCGCTTGACGAGCTGTTCAAGGAGCTTGTTTTTGCAGTACTGTTTTCTCTGCTGATCCCTTTTGTCACGCTGCGGTTTATTGTTTATGGCAGCATTACCATCTGGTCGTTTTTTTTCCCGCTTCTGATGGTCAGCCTGCTGTTTAATAAACGGATTCTGCTCATTACCGTTCTGCTTTCTGCCGGCCAGACTCAGCTGCTGGTCTATTGTGTTACACCGTTTGCGGTGGTAACGCTCGATTCCGCGGATTATATGATCCGGTTGGGCCTGATCGCGCTGACCGGAATGATGAGCTTTTATATCAGCAAGGTGTACCGGAGCAGGCTCAAGGAAAATGCCGGGTACGCATACCGGCAGACGCTGATTGCCGAAATTGCGTACAGTATGGTTTCAGTGGATGAACACAGCTTCGATGAGAAGATGGAAAGCGTCCTTTTGAGGTGTGGCTCGTTCCTCCAGTGCGAGTGGGCCTATTTGGCTCTTTGGAACATGGAAACTGGCGTCATTCATTATTGCCGCGAATGGCGGGCAGATGAAGTGACTTCCATCCACTCCATCTGCAAAAGCGGCTCGCCTTTTTTGTGTAAGGAGCTTTCCGAGAGGATCCCCGAAAGCCGGGTGCTTGCGGTGCCGGATGTGGAGCAGCTTGTGCTGAAGGATAAAATAATCAAGGAACAGCTTGAGCAGATGGGAATCCGCGGATTTGTCCTCACGCCCCTCGTCAGGCACGGGGAAGAGTTTGGTCTTATGAGCTTTGCCACATCGTCTGCGGACAAAAACTGGGCGGAGGAGCCGCCGCTTTTTTTATCAATTGTGGCCGATACGGTCACCGATGCGGCCGCTAAGGTAGATGATCGCAAAAAGATCAAATGGGCCGCGTATCACGATCCGCTCACGGGGCTGCCAAACCGCTTGTCATTCAAGCATCAGTTAAATCTGGAAATCGAGCGTGCCAAGAGGAGCAATGCAAAAATCGGGGTCGCTTTTATCGATCTCGACGCCTTTAAATCCATTAACGATACCACGGGGCATGATATGGGCGACCTGATTCTCCAGCGGGTATCGAAGGCGATTGCCGGCAGCATTGGGCCGGGCGACGTGGTGGCGCGGATCGGCGGGGATGAATTTGTACTGATGCTGAGTCAGGCATCAGATGAGGACAAGCTTATTCAGACGGTCCGTGGGATTTTGGAGGCCATTCAAAGACCGATCATTCTGCACGGTCAGAATTTTTATATGACTGGCAGCATCGGCGTGTCCCGGTATCCATGCGACGGAACAGATGCGGAAACACTGATGAAACATGCCGATATTGCAATGTACGAAGCGAAAGGAATGGGTAAGAACCAGTTCGCTCTGTGTTTGCAGGCCTATAAAGAGAAAGCCATGGAAAACGCTAGGCTGAGCAATCTGCTTTACCGGGCCATGGAAAAAAAGCAGCTCAGCGTCCACTATCAGCCGCAGATCGACCTGAAAACCGGTGAGATCATGGGGATTGAGGCTCTTCTGCGGTGGGAGCTGCCCGATCGCGGATTTGTCAGCCCAGCCGTTTTTATCCCCCTGGCCGAACAGACGGGCCTAATTCAGCCCATCGGAGCATGGGTACTCGAAACTGCCTGCGCACAGTGTAAATCATGGCAGAATATGGGACTCCCTCCGGTTCGCATCTCGGTTAATATTTCTGTACAGCAGCTGGAAAACAGGGGCTTTGTGCAGCAGGTGGCGGATGTGCTGCACAAAACGGAGCTGCCCCCGGAATATCTGGAACTAGAGGTAACCGAGAGCGTAGCTAACGGCAGGGTTGGCGACATGGTTGTTTTAATGAACCGGCTGAAACGGTTGGGTGTTTCTATATCGATTGGTGATTTTGGAACAGAGTATTCGTTGTTGGAACGATTAAAGCTGCTGCCGATCGACCGGATCAAGATGGATATACAATTTGTATGGGGCATTGAGCATAGCGATAAAGACCGTGCAATCGCGCAGGTCATCATTCATCTGGCGAAAAGCCTTGAGATGAAGGTGATTGCAGAAGGTGTGGAAACCGAAGAGCAGCTGCGTTTTTTAAGCCAGAAGATGTGTGATGAGGTTCAGGGCTATTATTATTTCAGGCCCATGCCCCCCGGGGAGTTGGAGGAGATTTTTCGCCGTTGTCCTGACTTTGGCCGCAACGGGATGCGGCAGGAATCATAA
- a CDS encoding helix-turn-helix domain-containing protein produces MEKREEKIKRLLDTFYKVTQMEALFFDRDLNAVSCQLNRHAYEDLLELSAGKIEVFVHGLFENDTVSHQNFYTFFLNNNLVCNIFAPFGNTEACGAFVTQPALLSALKSSEIDMILAGLSLDSEKRDRYKQALQRAPVISYDRIMPLGQTLSSLSRSVFDEMEFHQILCGGDLDPASSQMILPTLPANRIHNSVMVDRHGGYLMYRKLKDSVSKGDASALLKAISGISAGSVPMDHLSSKSYVRSLKNSFIEVCAMCRFFAIDAGAPYLKTADITEEYIDQMENTENINDIYELMKSALLAFTRLVAVTRITGYSKPVKLSMEYIETHYKEKITLGILAQRVNLSKSYLSNLIKKQTGLDMADNINKVRIAESKKILLRSRVSVSELSSMVGYSYSNHFARIFKQFTGMTPSEFKKSTAAESKEERETQELIHQILEQFAHTLTMYPGMIDVIRIVDPVSHLSWVRPHHGETVQGTCYEFWSRNKSCDKCISQMAFSQNKSFMKIDQKPDSSFFVIAAPVNIGRRKYVLELLKNISEDFYDCTAPARDGHWENSRLPALPR; encoded by the coding sequence ATGGAGAAAAGGGAAGAAAAAATCAAGCGCTTGCTGGATACCTTTTATAAAGTGACACAAATGGAAGCCCTGTTTTTCGACCGCGATCTGAACGCTGTTTCCTGCCAGTTGAACAGGCATGCGTACGAAGATTTGCTGGAGCTCAGCGCAGGTAAAATAGAAGTTTTTGTTCACGGTCTCTTTGAAAACGACACCGTTTCCCATCAAAATTTCTATACCTTTTTTCTGAACAATAACCTTGTCTGCAACATTTTCGCCCCGTTCGGCAACACGGAAGCTTGCGGTGCATTTGTGACTCAGCCGGCTTTGCTGAGCGCACTGAAAAGCTCTGAAATCGATATGATACTGGCCGGCCTCTCTCTCGACTCCGAGAAGCGGGACCGGTACAAGCAGGCCCTGCAGAGGGCGCCTGTTATTTCGTACGACAGAATCATGCCCCTCGGGCAGACGCTCAGCTCCCTGTCACGCTCGGTATTTGACGAGATGGAATTTCACCAGATATTGTGCGGCGGCGATCTTGACCCGGCTTCGTCCCAGATGATTTTGCCCACCCTGCCCGCGAACCGAATCCACAACTCTGTTATGGTAGACAGGCACGGCGGCTACCTGATGTACAGGAAGCTCAAGGACTCCGTTTCAAAGGGCGACGCCAGCGCACTTTTAAAAGCGATTAGCGGCATCAGCGCCGGGAGCGTACCGATGGATCACCTTTCCTCCAAAAGCTATGTCCGTTCCCTGAAAAACAGCTTTATCGAGGTGTGCGCCATGTGCCGCTTTTTCGCCATTGACGCCGGAGCGCCTTACCTTAAAACGGCAGATATAACGGAAGAATATATTGATCAAATGGAGAATACTGAAAACATTAACGATATTTATGAGCTGATGAAATCCGCTTTACTGGCCTTTACCAGACTAGTGGCCGTGACACGGATTACCGGCTATTCAAAACCGGTGAAGCTTTCAATGGAATATATAGAAACGCATTATAAAGAGAAAATCACACTTGGCATTTTGGCACAGCGAGTCAACCTGAGCAAGTCTTATCTTTCGAACTTAATCAAAAAGCAAACCGGTCTGGATATGGCCGACAATATCAATAAGGTACGCATTGCGGAAAGCAAAAAAATCCTACTGCGGTCGAGAGTCAGTGTTTCAGAGCTTTCTTCTATGGTTGGCTATTCGTACAGCAATCATTTTGCCAGAATTTTCAAACAGTTCACCGGCATGACACCATCGGAATTTAAAAAGTCCACCGCCGCGGAATCGAAAGAAGAGCGAGAAACGCAGGAGTTGATCCACCAAATTCTTGAGCAGTTCGCTCACACCCTAACAATGTACCCAGGAATGATTGACGTGATTCGGATCGTAGACCCAGTTTCGCACCTTTCATGGGTTCGCCCGCACCACGGAGAAACCGTACAAGGCACATGCTATGAATTTTGGAGCAGGAACAAATCGTGTGACAAGTGTATTTCTCAAATGGCCTTTTCTCAGAATAAATCGTTTATGAAAATCGATCAGAAACCGGACAGCTCCTTTTTTGTTATTGCGGCCCCGGTGAATATTGGCCGAAGGAAATATGTTCTGGAGCTGCTGAAAAACATTTCGGAAGACTTTTACGACTGCACAGCTCCCGCACGCGACGGACATTGGGAGAATTCTCGTTTGCCCGCCCTGCCCAGGTAA